From Herpetosiphon gulosus, the proteins below share one genomic window:
- a CDS encoding WXG100 family type VII secretion target: MAADVVQSDYERLAQVATQFQKLHDQQTQMEAMVRQTYQQLRTDWAGDAAVAFFGEMDDSIFPTLKRLQTALSTASSVTTQISQIFRQAEEEAAKGITFDGGGSAGAAASAAGATGAGAETATASAAAGPTTPVGPDSYGDFKVGPPQRPNIHHDNGFLDKFKPTSPTVEDYLTLTEWRALLHGSKAATRLGIKDLDDANDAYEHFLDGNGADRRFNLDEYIAEDPSGKMALDNMTRDAMLAAENIGPGRDSFQMTSNRAYAVGVGDPNHPDYGRFPYPETENWQKAIGAHSAWTSSNVQVTINPDGTRHYRMEMTVHAEDRYNFNPGANDITTGIPDSANGRFEITGLAHQYMNYSDTTRVVEWNEGDPLPGISTTDPDSRDRGDRRGIDSPRPAPRGIRTEGDSQRPLNDMVREKVGR, from the coding sequence ATGGCAGCAGATGTTGTACAAAGCGATTACGAACGCTTAGCTCAAGTGGCGACGCAGTTCCAAAAGCTGCACGATCAACAAACCCAGATGGAAGCCATGGTCCGCCAGACCTATCAGCAATTGCGCACCGATTGGGCAGGTGATGCCGCCGTGGCCTTTTTTGGTGAAATGGACGATAGCATTTTCCCAACCCTCAAGCGCTTACAAACAGCCTTAAGCACTGCAAGCAGCGTGACTACCCAGATCTCGCAAATCTTCCGCCAAGCCGAGGAAGAAGCCGCCAAAGGTATCACCTTTGATGGTGGGGGAAGCGCTGGAGCTGCTGCTAGCGCCGCTGGAGCAACTGGAGCGGGAGCGGAAACTGCAACTGCCAGTGCTGCAGCCGGGCCAACAACACCAGTTGGGCCTGATAGTTATGGTGATTTTAAGGTTGGCCCACCGCAACGGCCAAATATTCATCATGATAATGGATTTTTGGATAAATTTAAGCCAACCTCGCCGACGGTCGAAGATTATCTCACTTTGACCGAATGGCGAGCCTTATTGCATGGTTCTAAGGCCGCTACTCGGCTTGGGATTAAAGATCTTGATGATGCGAATGATGCCTATGAACATTTTTTAGATGGCAATGGAGCCGATCGACGCTTTAATCTTGATGAATATATTGCTGAAGATCCTAGTGGCAAGATGGCGCTCGATAATATGACCCGTGATGCAATGCTTGCAGCCGAGAATATTGGCCCCGGACGCGATTCATTCCAGATGACCTCGAATCGAGCCTATGCGGTTGGGGTTGGCGACCCTAACCACCCTGATTATGGGCGCTTTCCGTACCCTGAAACTGAAAATTGGCAAAAAGCCATTGGTGCTCATAGCGCTTGGACAAGTTCCAATGTGCAGGTGACCATCAATCCCGATGGTACCCGCCACTATCGTATGGAAATGACCGTGCATGCCGAGGATCGCTACAATTTCAACCCAGGAGCCAACGATATTACCACCGGCATTCCCGACTCGGCCAATGGTCGTTTTGAGATTACCGGGTTGGCGCATCAATATATGAACTATAGCGATACAACGCGCGTGGTTGAGTGGAACGAAGGTGATCCGCTGCCTGGAATAAGCACCACTGATCCTGATAGCCGTGATCGTGGTGATCGCCGTGGCATCGATAGTCCACGGCCTGCCCCACGTGGGATTCGGACTGAAGGCGATAGCCAACGCCCACTCAATGATATGGTTCGTGAGAAAGTAGGACGGTAA